A single region of the Streptomyces virginiae genome encodes:
- a CDS encoding HAD-IA family hydrolase, with the protein MLCDVGDVLIKFDRGVAEAIERRHGLAEGSLLPAVLKSQPGRLAMAGAIDHNTWRAEVGALVGPGAVEAWLRYHGDLDSQAVACLKAVRDRGVRVVLLSNANGRLRSDLAFHGISDVADLVLGSAEMGLLKPDPRCYQEAARLGGFAFHEALYVDDTPSWVAAGEVLGMTGHTFTSARALNECLISKGLLS; encoded by the coding sequence GTGCTCTGCGACGTGGGCGATGTACTGATCAAGTTCGACCGGGGCGTCGCCGAGGCGATCGAGCGCCGGCACGGACTTGCCGAAGGATCGCTCCTGCCCGCTGTCTTGAAGTCCCAGCCCGGGCGCCTGGCCATGGCCGGGGCCATCGACCACAACACGTGGCGCGCCGAAGTCGGTGCGCTGGTGGGGCCGGGCGCGGTCGAGGCATGGCTCCGGTACCACGGCGACCTCGACTCGCAGGCCGTGGCCTGCCTCAAGGCGGTCAGGGACCGGGGGGTGCGTGTCGTCCTGCTGTCCAACGCCAACGGCCGACTGCGTTCGGATCTCGCCTTCCACGGGATATCGGACGTGGCGGACCTGGTGCTCGGCTCCGCCGAGATGGGCCTGCTCAAGCCCGACCCCCGCTGCTACCAGGAAGCCGCACGGCTCGGCGGCTTCGCGTTCCACGAGGCGCTGTACGTCGATGACACCCCCTCCTGGGTGGCCGCCGGCGAGGTCCTCGGAATGACCGGGCACACCTTCACATCCGCACGGGCGCTGAACGAGTGCCTCATATCGAAAGGACTGCTGTCGTGA
- a CDS encoding glycosyltransferase, with the protein MSTAEGGPRAPAVSIIVATARDTGCKRLVQAVRAQFAALPTTSYEIVLVLDGCPRYPWLTGVEEDLCVIVLPQRLGIARARNTGINESRGNLLAFLDDDCVPADTWLPELVRMSAEYPGSTAFGGRVIATAPSNLYSQLRDGIYYYETFGSWYTDDSSSADIVGAPYVNGGNSAYRREALLGSGGFDALLPAYSDVELGRRMLLAERAVLSPRMAIHHDHPSEFRQYMVRCWRSGRARAVLWRHRGYRQDSPLAVSRTIAANLMWHNAVDRRRRITASPVRVVAVLTCQEIVHGIGYAYALLGSLAGRRGAGDRSRGTPGVGVAAGTA; encoded by the coding sequence GTGAGCACCGCTGAGGGCGGACCGCGCGCTCCCGCCGTGAGCATCATCGTCGCCACGGCCCGGGACACCGGCTGCAAGCGGCTGGTCCAGGCCGTACGGGCCCAGTTCGCCGCCTTGCCGACGACGTCGTACGAGATCGTGCTCGTTCTGGACGGATGTCCCCGCTACCCGTGGCTGACCGGCGTCGAGGAGGACCTGTGCGTCATCGTCCTGCCTCAGCGCCTGGGCATCGCCCGAGCCCGGAACACGGGGATCAACGAGAGCCGGGGGAACCTGCTGGCCTTCCTCGACGACGACTGCGTGCCGGCGGACACCTGGCTTCCCGAGCTCGTACGTATGAGCGCCGAGTACCCCGGATCGACCGCGTTCGGCGGGCGGGTGATCGCCACCGCCCCCTCGAACCTCTACAGCCAGCTGCGCGACGGGATCTACTACTACGAGACCTTCGGCTCCTGGTACACGGACGACTCCTCCAGCGCAGACATCGTCGGGGCCCCGTACGTCAACGGCGGCAACAGCGCCTACCGGCGAGAAGCGCTCCTGGGCAGCGGCGGGTTCGATGCGCTGTTGCCCGCGTACAGCGACGTGGAGCTCGGCCGGCGCATGCTCCTCGCAGAGCGGGCGGTTCTGAGCCCGCGGATGGCGATCCACCACGATCATCCCAGCGAGTTCCGGCAGTACATGGTCCGCTGCTGGCGCAGCGGCCGGGCCCGCGCCGTCCTGTGGCGGCACCGGGGCTACCGGCAGGACTCACCCCTCGCAGTCAGCCGCACCATCGCGGCGAACCTCATGTGGCACAACGCCGTCGACCGGCGGCGCCGGATCACCGCGTCCCCCGTCCGGGTGGTGGCGGTGCTGACCTGTCAGGAGATCGTTCATGGCATCGGATACGCGTACGCGCTCCTCGGGAGCCTCGCTGGCCGCCGGGGTGCTGGCGACCGCTCTCGTGGCACGCCGGGCGTTGGAGTGGCGGCAGGTACGGCGTAG
- a CDS encoding phosphotransferase enzyme family protein produces MSADDSASEQLLSDALARVSGTWHAADYRFEPVAGGTMAAVWRGVPASSQAPEVAVRLTPKPAALISRIGGLVDGVNSVECPQTLAVGTVETKGGPQTVHVCTWIGKGGADRSDPYGLGQDLARLHSELARPDAGDFTDRRLTFERGPVPSPDQELPHWYVARHLWRDRILPRLAQDLASLRPQPIHGDLHWDNVVAGSGGGRFGFIDFDKVMHAPPVFDLAKLLATGFFVLQGERARYQQARAADLLAGYRSIRPLEEAEVAAIEGFVVILNGEIARLGYAYDVPAYQTQANAVGAWWTNRRRQRPQDPLGLRERKEPPAPQQLRLPDHDS; encoded by the coding sequence ATGTCGGCCGACGACAGCGCCAGCGAGCAGCTGCTCAGCGACGCCCTGGCCCGCGTGAGCGGGACGTGGCACGCGGCGGACTACCGGTTCGAACCGGTGGCCGGCGGCACCATGGCCGCGGTCTGGCGTGGCGTCCCGGCGTCCTCCCAGGCACCGGAGGTGGCCGTTCGGCTGACGCCGAAACCGGCCGCTCTGATCAGCCGGATCGGCGGATTGGTCGACGGTGTCAACAGTGTGGAGTGTCCGCAGACGCTGGCCGTCGGCACGGTGGAGACCAAGGGCGGCCCGCAGACCGTTCACGTGTGCACCTGGATCGGCAAGGGCGGCGCCGACCGGAGCGACCCGTACGGACTGGGCCAGGATCTTGCCCGGCTCCACTCGGAGCTGGCCCGGCCGGACGCGGGCGACTTCACCGACCGCCGCCTGACCTTCGAACGCGGCCCGGTTCCCTCCCCGGACCAGGAGCTGCCACATTGGTACGTGGCCCGGCATCTGTGGCGGGACCGGATCCTTCCCCGCCTGGCCCAGGACCTGGCGTCCCTGCGGCCCCAGCCCATCCACGGCGACCTGCACTGGGACAACGTCGTGGCCGGCAGTGGTGGCGGCCGGTTCGGGTTCATCGACTTCGACAAGGTCATGCACGCCCCACCGGTCTTCGACCTCGCCAAGCTCCTGGCCACCGGGTTCTTCGTCCTCCAGGGCGAGCGGGCCCGCTACCAGCAGGCCCGGGCCGCGGACCTCCTGGCGGGCTATCGCAGCATCCGGCCACTGGAGGAGGCCGAGGTAGCCGCGATCGAGGGCTTCGTCGTGATCCTCAACGGCGAGATCGCCCGCCTCGGGTACGCCTACGACGTCCCCGCCTACCAGACCCAGGCCAACGCGGTCGGAGCCTGGTGGACGAACCGGCGCCGCCAGCGCCCACAGGACCCGCTCGGCCTGCGCGAGCGGAAAGAACCGCCCGCGCCCCAGCAGCTCCGCCTGCCTGACCACGACAGCTAG
- a CDS encoding Gfo/Idh/MocA family protein: protein MRSLLIGAGGHGGDTLLPAACSAGLPLSALVDQDTERAKQLAAQWMIPQTYSSAGEVDPAVFDAALIALPVTEQAEHAAWAIKSGLHTFVEKPPAPDLEGLHSLIALARQAEVTCCVGMNFRWAEGVRQLVNALDSGRYGTARCVRVDHVARKPVDTFGPDMSLEASLFAAQGIHAIDLAEMLLPGTSSPAGQMISVDRGRLCSMVSSDAAAGTRVEVQFGSCAAGFHHSVHVTTSRGDVLSLRDLSELQLRPSGGDPHVAEYPGPRVLWRRSPASGGYAHAGYGPELAAFRDLLRTGTAPSHLARLEDLLPVYEAFDSLLKKEGLSWTA from the coding sequence ATGCGTTCCCTGCTCATCGGCGCCGGCGGTCACGGCGGCGACACCCTGCTGCCGGCAGCCTGCTCCGCCGGCCTGCCCCTGTCCGCCCTGGTCGACCAGGACACCGAGCGCGCCAAGCAGCTCGCCGCCCAGTGGATGATCCCCCAGACCTACTCCTCGGCCGGCGAGGTCGACCCGGCCGTCTTCGACGCCGCGCTCATCGCGCTGCCCGTCACCGAACAGGCCGAGCACGCCGCGTGGGCGATCAAGTCCGGACTGCACACCTTCGTGGAGAAGCCCCCGGCCCCGGACCTGGAGGGCCTGCACTCCCTCATCGCGCTGGCCCGGCAGGCCGAGGTGACCTGCTGCGTCGGCATGAACTTCCGGTGGGCGGAGGGCGTGCGCCAGCTGGTCAACGCCCTGGACTCCGGCCGGTACGGAACGGCCCGCTGCGTCCGGGTCGATCACGTGGCCCGCAAGCCCGTGGACACCTTCGGACCGGACATGTCCCTGGAAGCGAGCCTCTTCGCCGCGCAGGGAATCCACGCCATCGACCTGGCCGAGATGCTCCTGCCGGGCACGTCCTCCCCGGCCGGCCAGATGATCTCCGTGGACCGTGGGCGCCTGTGCTCCATGGTCTCCAGCGACGCCGCCGCCGGAACCCGGGTGGAAGTCCAGTTCGGCAGCTGCGCGGCCGGCTTCCACCACTCCGTCCACGTCACCACCTCCCGCGGCGACGTGCTGTCCCTGCGCGACCTGTCCGAGCTGCAGCTGCGCCCGAGCGGCGGCGACCCGCACGTCGCGGAGTACCCCGGTCCCCGGGTCCTGTGGCGCCGCTCCCCGGCCTCGGGCGGCTACGCGCACGCCGGATACGGCCCCGAGCTGGCCGCCTTCCGGGACCTCCTGCGGACCGGCACCGCCCCGAGCCACCTCGCGCGGCTCGAGGACCTGCTCCCCGTGTACGAGGCGTTCGACTCGCTGCTGAAGAAGGAGGGCCTGTCATGGACCGCGTGA
- a CDS encoding DegT/DnrJ/EryC1/StrS family aminotransferase, producing the protein MDRVTSQLLDLAIADGGTGNAEVVRTLEKHLASLLDAPYALCVSSGTAALVCALHAVGVQPGDRVAVSALGPSMTGLAVATVGAEPVFVDCRPGSYGLEADALNTAAKAGPLAAVIPVPMWGYWDEDPQVLADLRQRGIPVIVDAAQAPLLRLGPQTLAESADVICLSLHGRKPIKAGEGGACLTRNPELAERVLAVRNFGQQTKFTGTRLDPTGPFAGQFGSNFKINALGAAWALDQSTDVGALRSRFATLRKTAQAAFEATGIDWQEAPQSGGVLEHGGYGLVAVCADAGDAADMAHQLADSGIEVDTLRYSYAPMHHSPYFAPHRTSTPAASALAARAVACRLEAFPSPLPLGG; encoded by the coding sequence ATGGACCGCGTGACCAGCCAGCTGCTCGACCTCGCGATCGCCGACGGCGGCACCGGCAACGCCGAGGTGGTCCGCACCCTGGAGAAGCACCTGGCCTCGCTTCTCGACGCCCCCTACGCGCTGTGCGTCTCCTCGGGCACCGCCGCTCTGGTCTGCGCGCTGCACGCCGTCGGCGTTCAGCCGGGAGACCGTGTCGCGGTCTCGGCGCTGGGACCGTCGATGACCGGGCTGGCGGTCGCCACGGTGGGCGCCGAACCCGTGTTCGTCGACTGCCGGCCCGGCTCCTACGGTCTGGAGGCGGACGCCCTGAACACGGCGGCGAAGGCCGGTCCGCTGGCCGCCGTGATCCCGGTCCCGATGTGGGGCTACTGGGACGAGGACCCCCAGGTACTCGCCGACCTCCGCCAGCGCGGCATCCCGGTGATCGTAGACGCCGCCCAGGCCCCCCTCCTGCGGCTGGGCCCGCAGACGCTGGCGGAGAGCGCCGACGTGATCTGCCTGAGCCTGCACGGCCGCAAGCCCATCAAGGCCGGCGAGGGAGGGGCCTGCCTGACCCGGAACCCCGAGCTCGCCGAGCGGGTCCTGGCCGTGCGCAACTTCGGGCAGCAGACGAAATTCACCGGCACCCGGCTGGATCCCACCGGCCCCTTCGCCGGCCAGTTCGGCAGCAACTTCAAGATCAACGCGCTGGGCGCGGCCTGGGCCCTGGACCAGAGCACGGACGTCGGCGCGCTGCGCTCCCGCTTCGCCACGCTGCGCAAGACGGCGCAGGCCGCGTTCGAGGCCACCGGCATCGACTGGCAGGAGGCTCCGCAGTCCGGCGGCGTCCTGGAACACGGCGGATACGGACTGGTGGCCGTGTGCGCCGACGCCGGCGACGCCGCGGACATGGCCCACCAGCTGGCCGACAGCGGCATCGAGGTCGACACGCTCCGCTACTCCTACGCCCCCATGCACCACAGCCCGTACTTCGCTCCCCACCGGACGAGCACCCCGGCCGCGAGCGCTCTCGCGGCCCGCGCGGTGGCCTGCCGGCTCGAAGCGTTCCCCTCACCCCTGCCCCTCGGAGGCTGA
- a CDS encoding polysaccharide deacetylase family protein, whose protein sequence is MPAPTVIGVNYHRIGDVDPANPYHRLHTVSEETFARQLDMMLELGQVVSLDQVRAGEGLAEVNFVLCFDDVPVSALTAIDQVRACGLPLTLSPAGLLTDTGLGSRDKVYAIEKYADPAAIAEHIAARLPEAAGLGTFYQLTKSAELDPEAVAAQLIDPLYATVEAAAAPYFAERGYLPWPKLRELALDPLVTVANHSFGHTNLAALDADAVRQEVDRSHVHFQQRMGIGARYFTVPFGRLTQELALDLQDPLAALGYAGILWVGSAGVRIHAPYEHQLLHLMRLHTDDSSDGFAAQVQAATRDATRAAIWQVPATVHRRPVQVVHGSGARRAGQLEMLLRQGKDYASDPRYYQHQFTDNPQRGTRPDYCTVEADGRPEAIVYSFHTRFALNGQAVPGVYLSGWRKLPHAHAAAAGQLLRVHLDREPVVGVYRPNPDIHAAFRGWHRAPVHQLDLPVTSNLPQAQRITSDVEESATFPMDFEALCIASARRAGFTVVRDPAYHHWRHTTYPVAPATYLAVRRAGGPTALAITLHLHGVTHVIDFHLAAEEKAASLIAAVLAHAGDHGSTTVRWETSSHHVAQVATERFAATDAAYENFYRFNPALLADHGIAPPAERWHHLPLHETATTSDVLPR, encoded by the coding sequence ATGCCCGCACCCACCGTCATCGGCGTCAACTACCACCGCATCGGCGACGTGGATCCCGCCAACCCCTACCACCGGCTCCACACCGTGTCCGAGGAGACCTTCGCCCGCCAGCTCGACATGATGCTGGAGCTGGGCCAGGTCGTCTCCCTGGATCAGGTCCGCGCCGGCGAGGGCCTGGCCGAGGTCAACTTCGTCCTGTGCTTCGACGACGTCCCCGTCTCCGCGCTGACCGCCATCGACCAGGTGCGCGCCTGCGGCCTTCCGCTGACGCTCTCCCCGGCGGGCCTGCTCACCGACACCGGGCTGGGCAGCCGCGACAAGGTCTACGCCATCGAGAAGTACGCCGACCCGGCGGCGATCGCCGAGCACATCGCCGCCCGCCTTCCCGAAGCCGCTGGCCTGGGCACCTTCTACCAGCTCACCAAGAGCGCCGAACTCGACCCCGAAGCGGTGGCCGCGCAGCTGATCGACCCGCTGTACGCGACCGTCGAGGCGGCGGCAGCGCCGTACTTCGCCGAGCGCGGCTACCTGCCGTGGCCGAAGCTGCGGGAGCTGGCCCTCGACCCGCTGGTCACCGTGGCCAACCATAGCTTCGGCCATACCAATCTCGCGGCCCTCGACGCCGACGCCGTGCGCCAGGAAGTCGACCGCTCCCACGTCCACTTCCAGCAGCGCATGGGCATCGGCGCCCGGTACTTCACTGTGCCGTTCGGACGTCTCACGCAGGAACTCGCGCTGGACCTGCAAGATCCGCTCGCCGCACTCGGATACGCCGGAATCCTCTGGGTTGGATCCGCGGGCGTGCGCATCCACGCGCCCTACGAGCACCAGCTCCTCCACCTGATGCGGCTGCACACCGACGACAGCAGCGACGGTTTCGCCGCTCAGGTTCAGGCCGCGACGCGGGACGCCACCCGGGCGGCGATCTGGCAAGTCCCCGCCACGGTGCACCGGCGACCGGTCCAGGTCGTCCACGGCAGCGGGGCCCGCCGCGCCGGGCAGCTCGAGATGCTGCTGCGCCAGGGTAAGGACTACGCCAGTGACCCGCGGTACTACCAGCACCAGTTCACCGACAACCCGCAGCGCGGAACGCGGCCCGACTACTGCACCGTCGAGGCCGACGGCCGCCCCGAGGCGATCGTCTACAGCTTCCACACCCGCTTTGCCCTGAACGGTCAAGCGGTACCCGGCGTCTACCTGTCCGGCTGGCGCAAGCTCCCGCACGCCCATGCCGCGGCCGCCGGCCAACTGCTCCGCGTCCACCTTGACCGTGAGCCCGTCGTCGGGGTCTACCGGCCCAACCCGGACATCCATGCGGCCTTCCGCGGCTGGCACCGGGCCCCCGTCCACCAGCTCGACCTCCCCGTCACGAGCAACCTCCCACAGGCACAGCGGATCACCAGCGACGTGGAGGAGAGCGCCACGTTCCCCATGGACTTCGAGGCCCTGTGCATCGCCTCCGCCCGGCGCGCCGGATTCACCGTGGTCCGCGACCCCGCCTACCACCACTGGCGGCACACCACCTATCCCGTGGCCCCCGCCACGTATCTGGCAGTCCGTCGCGCGGGCGGCCCCACGGCGCTGGCCATCACGCTCCATCTCCACGGCGTCACGCACGTCATCGACTTCCACCTGGCCGCCGAGGAGAAAGCAGCATCCCTGATCGCCGCCGTCCTCGCGCACGCCGGCGACCACGGGTCCACCACCGTGCGGTGGGAGACCAGCAGCCACCACGTGGCCCAGGTTGCCACCGAGCGGTTCGCCGCCACGGACGCGGCCTACGAAAACTTCTACCGCTTCAACCCCGCGCTCCTGGCCGACCACGGCATCGCACCCCCCGCAGAGCGCTGGCACCACCTGCCCCTGCACGAGACCGCCACCACCAGCGACGTCCTGCCGCGATGA
- a CDS encoding AMP-binding protein has protein sequence MYTVADLLLSNAQANADAPAVIDGPDVLTYRQLANRAHHVAGHLAARLPAGSRIALLLPRSADAVTAYFAAHLAGLVPLFIHDQLRPRQIAHIVDHSEAGLALTNSRLAPRLQGALPQERILTPEDLMQAPAAAPTTPSTIGKDLAGLIYTSGSTGTAKGVMLSHDNLLSGARIVADYLGLTREDRTLALMPFSFDYGLNQILATFHAGGAVVIQRSPFAPDISRTLLDYEVTGLAGVPSLWNDLLHPNSPFTTTRYPSLRYLTNTGGPLTPTTIRTLRSAHPQLALFAMYGLTEAFRSTYLDPARIDSKPTSVGQAIPGCHVDVLDENGMTCPPGTVGEIVHRGPTVTLGYWRDPDTTALVFRPRAGLRPPWTEPVVHSGDLGYTDADGDLYITGRRDELTKIHGIRVTPAEIEAGIAAAGLTAGVVALIVPDPGGLADASVLVAVEPNGPSFTLDALSAYCSAELPPHMRPRHIEVVDSLPRTPHGKPDRNHILSLLTNTGAIR, from the coding sequence ATGTACACGGTCGCGGACCTCCTCCTGAGCAACGCCCAGGCGAACGCGGACGCCCCGGCCGTCATCGACGGCCCAGACGTCCTCACCTACCGCCAGCTCGCCAACCGGGCGCACCACGTCGCCGGCCATCTGGCGGCCCGTCTTCCCGCCGGGTCACGCATCGCCCTGCTGCTGCCCCGCTCGGCGGACGCTGTCACCGCCTACTTCGCCGCGCACCTGGCGGGCCTCGTCCCGCTCTTCATCCACGATCAGCTGCGTCCCCGGCAGATCGCGCACATCGTCGACCACAGCGAAGCCGGCCTCGCCCTGACCAACAGCCGCCTCGCCCCGCGCCTGCAGGGAGCGCTGCCGCAAGAACGCATCCTCACCCCCGAGGACCTCATGCAGGCTCCCGCCGCGGCACCCACCACACCGTCCACCATCGGCAAGGACCTGGCGGGACTGATCTACACCTCCGGGTCCACCGGCACAGCCAAGGGCGTCATGCTCAGCCACGACAACCTGCTCAGCGGAGCCCGGATCGTGGCGGACTACCTGGGACTGACCCGCGAGGACCGCACGCTCGCCCTGATGCCGTTCAGCTTCGACTACGGGCTGAACCAGATCCTCGCCACGTTCCACGCCGGAGGCGCCGTCGTCATCCAGCGCTCCCCATTCGCCCCCGACATCAGCCGTACCCTCCTCGACTACGAGGTCACCGGCCTGGCGGGCGTCCCCAGCCTCTGGAACGACCTCCTCCACCCCAACTCCCCCTTCACCACCACCCGCTACCCCTCACTGCGCTACCTGACCAACACCGGCGGCCCCCTCACCCCCACGACCATCAGAACGCTCCGCTCCGCCCACCCCCAGCTCGCCCTCTTCGCCATGTACGGGCTCACCGAGGCATTTCGCAGCACCTACCTCGACCCCGCCCGGATCGACAGCAAGCCGACCTCCGTGGGCCAGGCCATCCCCGGCTGCCACGTCGACGTCCTCGACGAGAACGGCATGACCTGTCCCCCCGGCACGGTGGGCGAGATCGTGCACCGCGGCCCCACCGTCACTCTGGGCTACTGGCGCGATCCCGACACCACAGCTCTCGTCTTCCGCCCGCGCGCGGGGCTACGCCCGCCCTGGACCGAACCCGTCGTCCACTCCGGAGACCTCGGCTACACCGACGCCGACGGCGACCTGTACATCACCGGGCGACGCGACGAGCTCACCAAAATCCATGGCATCCGGGTCACCCCCGCCGAGATCGAGGCAGGCATCGCGGCCGCCGGCCTGACCGCCGGCGTCGTCGCCCTCATCGTCCCCGACCCCGGCGGCCTGGCCGACGCGTCCGTCCTCGTCGCCGTCGAGCCCAATGGCCCGTCCTTCACCCTCGACGCCCTCAGCGCCTACTGCTCGGCCGAACTCCCGCCCCACATGCGGCCCCGCCACATCGAGGTCGTCGACAGCCTGCCCCGCACCCCGCACGGAAAGCCCGACCGCAACCACATCCTGTCCCTCCTCACGAACACCGGGGCCATCCGATGA
- a CDS encoding aminotransferase class I/II-fold pyridoxal phosphate-dependent enzyme: MSPTAHEDLMRPLEEYTRLHLDTLRRFGSRALDLSFPNPKFLSDTRPYDVLASLAAQARPLDLRYSPFGGFTPVRRRVAAALAKQHALPYAWNDIVMTPGATAALRVALSSLFSPPDRIILVTPCWMDYPLYLQDLGLAFDLVPTTPDKHLDVQAIASAWTPETRGVVIAQPGSPTGVIHDDRELEQLAALMLRHPVPTPPLLIADEAHALQVWDPTPCPAPATHYPHTITVRSFGKAWDMQGQRTGCLAVSPHLGVRDQAVAALVRSMRVTGHCAPTALTQQLAAALSDTAPDLTGLAELQRHARHQLSRRGLTVLDTHATRFLYARCPTKDDNAFVSRLAERGVLVMPSSLFHEPGWFRIALNLEQPHLDRAIDIISQEHGRA, encoded by the coding sequence ATGAGCCCCACCGCCCACGAAGACCTGATGCGGCCACTGGAGGAGTACACCCGGCTGCACCTGGACACGCTGCGCCGCTTCGGCAGCCGGGCCCTGGACCTGTCCTTTCCCAACCCCAAGTTCCTCAGCGACACCCGTCCCTACGACGTCCTGGCCTCGCTCGCCGCGCAGGCCCGCCCCCTCGACCTGCGCTACAGCCCCTTCGGCGGGTTCACCCCCGTACGCCGCCGCGTCGCCGCCGCCCTCGCCAAGCAGCACGCGCTGCCGTACGCCTGGAACGACATCGTCATGACGCCCGGAGCGACCGCCGCCCTCCGCGTCGCCCTGAGCTCCCTGTTCTCCCCGCCCGACCGGATCATCCTGGTCACCCCCTGCTGGATGGACTACCCCCTCTACCTCCAGGACCTCGGCCTCGCCTTCGACCTGGTCCCCACCACCCCCGACAAACACCTCGACGTCCAAGCCATCGCGAGCGCCTGGACCCCCGAGACCCGGGGCGTCGTCATCGCACAGCCAGGCAGCCCCACCGGAGTCATCCACGACGACCGCGAACTCGAGCAACTGGCCGCCCTGATGCTGCGGCACCCGGTACCGACGCCACCGCTGCTCATCGCCGACGAAGCCCACGCACTCCAGGTCTGGGACCCGACCCCGTGCCCGGCCCCCGCCACCCACTACCCCCACACCATCACCGTGCGCTCCTTCGGTAAGGCATGGGACATGCAGGGCCAGCGCACCGGATGCCTCGCCGTCTCCCCACACCTGGGCGTCCGCGACCAGGCCGTCGCGGCCCTCGTCCGGAGCATGCGCGTCACCGGGCACTGCGCCCCCACGGCCCTCACCCAACAGCTGGCCGCCGCCCTGTCCGACACCGCGCCCGACCTGACCGGGCTCGCCGAGCTCCAGCGCCACGCCCGCCACCAGCTCAGCCGCCGGGGCCTGACCGTCCTCGACACGCACGCCACGCGATTCCTCTACGCCCGCTGCCCCACAAAGGACGACAACGCGTTCGTCTCCCGCCTGGCCGAGCGCGGCGTTCTGGTGATGCCCTCCTCGCTGTTCCACGAGCCGGGCTGGTTCAGGATCGCCCTCAACCTCGAGCAACCGCACCTCGACCGGGCCATCGACATCATCAGCCAGGAGCACGGACGTGCTTGA
- a CDS encoding asparagine synthase-related protein encodes MLETHLPVRNVYWNPDGGTHPERISAQSAPALVGRFAHVQQDGDRVTAIRDQLGLNKLYVGFHPDRGVIAANYLADLVTAGIAFTGTYAIPAGSIVTLDPDRRTGVVRSFASLPARAGSNDTPAKIAHRVSELLDQGMRHLADAHPGLPVAVCLSGGADSSVVAAYTREHFPHAVAYTYSFGDEHLSQDAAAAQRVAAHLNMPLRLVRADRETLLTALPPALLHGQDWRDFNVHAAVVNEVLGAAIADDHPHGALVFTGDLMNEFLADYTPVPYAGSLYYRLPNLPPDRLRVHLTRGVQTGDREVGVFAAHGLTVVQPYSWATTELLALPEPVSKPGLMTRLARHRLPDSTLRRPKVRAQIGDLGSDTGVLPQLLQAGITQPRLEGRFRHDLGISSSADLHRTIRGGIHQPVPHVP; translated from the coding sequence GTGCTTGAAACTCACCTCCCCGTACGCAACGTGTACTGGAACCCGGACGGTGGCACCCACCCGGAGCGCATCTCGGCGCAATCGGCGCCGGCCCTCGTTGGGCGGTTCGCCCATGTCCAGCAGGACGGCGACCGTGTCACCGCGATCCGCGACCAGCTCGGTCTCAACAAGCTCTACGTCGGCTTCCACCCCGACCGAGGCGTCATCGCCGCCAACTACCTGGCCGACCTCGTCACGGCGGGCATCGCGTTCACCGGCACCTACGCGATTCCCGCCGGCAGCATCGTCACCCTGGACCCCGACAGGCGCACAGGGGTCGTCCGCAGCTTCGCTTCACTCCCCGCCCGCGCCGGATCCAACGACACCCCCGCCAAGATCGCCCACCGGGTCTCCGAGCTTCTCGACCAAGGAATGCGCCACCTGGCTGACGCGCATCCGGGCCTCCCCGTTGCCGTCTGCCTGTCCGGCGGCGCGGACAGTTCCGTCGTCGCCGCCTACACCCGCGAGCACTTTCCCCACGCCGTCGCCTACACCTACTCCTTCGGCGACGAGCACCTCAGCCAGGACGCGGCCGCCGCCCAGCGCGTAGCCGCCCACCTCAACATGCCGCTGCGGCTGGTGCGAGCCGACCGCGAGACCCTCCTCACCGCGCTCCCTCCGGCGCTCCTGCATGGCCAGGACTGGCGCGACTTCAACGTCCACGCCGCCGTCGTCAACGAGGTCCTCGGCGCCGCCATAGCCGACGACCACCCCCACGGCGCACTCGTGTTCACCGGCGACCTCATGAACGAATTCCTCGCCGACTACACCCCCGTGCCGTACGCCGGCAGCCTCTACTACCGCCTGCCGAACCTTCCGCCCGACCGCCTTCGAGTCCATCTCACCCGCGGCGTCCAGACCGGCGACCGCGAAGTCGGTGTGTTCGCCGCGCACGGGCTGACCGTGGTCCAGCCCTACAGCTGGGCCACCACCGAGCTGCTGGCCCTGCCCGAACCGGTGAGCAAGCCCGGCCTCATGACCCGTCTCGCGCGTCACAGGCTCCCTGACAGCACCCTGCGGCGCCCCAAGGTCCGTGCGCAGATCGGCGACCTCGGCTCCGACACCGGAGTGCTGCCGCAGCTACTCCAGGCAGGCATCACCCAGCCGCGTCTGGAAGGCCGCTTCCGCCACGACCTGGGCATCTCCTCCTCCGCGGACCTGCACCGCACCATCCGCGGTGGCATCCACCAGCCTGTACCGCACGTTCCCTAG
- a CDS encoding acyl carrier protein, whose amino-acid sequence MALSPADAATHIETFIRREAAVADDDPGFTRQVHLFDTGYLDSLTVVALTVHVEEVLGVSITDADLFDTRFATIDGIAELITQRAALEDGDPAA is encoded by the coding sequence ATGGCCCTCAGTCCGGCCGACGCGGCCACACACATCGAAACATTCATCCGGCGCGAAGCCGCCGTTGCTGACGACGACCCGGGCTTCACCCGGCAGGTGCACCTCTTCGACACCGGCTATCTCGACTCCCTGACCGTCGTGGCCCTCACGGTCCACGTCGAGGAGGTCCTCGGGGTCTCGATCACCGACGCCGACCTGTTCGACACCCGATTCGCCACGATCGACGGCATAGCCGAGCTGATCACGCAGCGCGCCGCTCTCGAAGACGGTGATCCAGCCGCGTAA